The proteins below come from a single Poecilia reticulata strain Guanapo linkage group LG5, Guppy_female_1.0+MT, whole genome shotgun sequence genomic window:
- the sycp1 gene encoding synaptonemal complex protein 1 isoform X2: MDRDRGFRFKFLVPPRISHSHINAVRPQGTVGNHLLNSEQQVASSLKQNNSSSGELYSKLFDEVEKIQSWKVKVENDTAEKERRLQDNKRTIETQRKAIQELQFSNESLSLKLEEQISENEDLRSKNNTTRNLCNILKETFQRSSEKMHLFESEREETHHLFMENSGSIKKLLSAFESLRIRVEADQQEMHKVKEDLLQFEDLKEKYHQEYIMKDKENEMVQKKLEDKENELQKALLTLNEAQKDCKQLQDSTKQQFELLQSLTTEKESLLQNLKSAEQSCEEFKKKEENTAAALEKIKNEYKEVIQDKDLNIQDLNRVKNEQAEKLEKIETTIKDLKNSQALEIQRAKDLEDKLMKKSSELERNGKLLGETMEEVTKKEYLIKALEKELETELKSTERLKFKVDTLEPRVDELISELSRKAEEIQMLRDEKEVALDENSHLKEMEQLKEDILQHEVNYEELLSSFDKLQSENMAIQQEFEDGLSKVKESEENMKVSEENIIKLKRKAQKLEEENKCLRDEINTIKKRVSGTCQDTDTMQKNAEKIWEHLQEEIAVKEKQIEAVEANLQNLRKTFEKKFKVQEEFKNENKILKKQIAKETAKCTQLEKTIDKLQTEYKDYKTMKEEDYHQMLKDLESKSVLTADLENEVQKLKLTTAEAVKNKEDAELKRQHKIADMVALMEKHKSQYDRMVEEKDMELHKNKKKEIEAVARAKSLESDLSKQKMENDQLKKQLKTKDTEKALLQKEVIDLKKETSTTKVMQLSQANNKQSITLDSEKVIDLQTPAEGSIKRYIFDFSKTKKTPSNKSPSVLRKAVSASKTPRTPSGTTAKTKSVFKENTETPGSNKNRIGGISKMKSYRIRTPPSSENAGQWRKNTFELDSKSDSSDQIDLFACPHEPAPSDSVLQHKRNIFKKIQSPVALKSPGSNLKLAAIKRMRDAGWTAVTNCDKKKKTSDKIFA, from the exons ATGGACAGAGATCGAGGTTTTAGGTTCAAATTTTTGGTGCCTCCCAGAATAAGCCACAGCCATATAAATGCTGTCCGACCTCAAGGAACAGTAGGGAACCATCTTCTAAATTCAGAGCAGCAGGTAGCATCTTCATTAAAACAG AATAATTCCAGCTCTGGTGAGCTTTATTCCAAGCTCTTTGATGAAGTAGAGAAAATACAGTCCTGGAAGGTCAAAGTTGAAAATGACACTgcggagaaagagagaagactGCAGGATAACAAAAGAACGATTGAAACCCAACGAAAAGCCATTCAGGAACTTCAG TTTAGCAATGAAAGTTTAAGCCTAAAGCTAGAGGAACAAATCTCTGAAAATGAGGACCTAAGAAGCAA GAACAATACAACAAGGAACTTGTGCAATATACTTAAGGAAACTTTTCAGAGATCTTCTGAGAAAATGCATTTAT TTGAATCTGAAAGGGAAGAAACACATCACCTCTTCATGGAAAATAGTGGGAGCATTAAG AAACTACTTTCAGCATTTGAATCCCTCCGTATTCGAGTAGAAGCCGACCAACAAGAGATGCATAAAG TGAAAGAAGACTTGTTGCAGTTTGAAGATCTGAAAGAGAAATATCATCAGGAATATATAATGAAAGATAAAGag aatgaaaTGGTTCAGAAAAAACTTGAGGACAAGGAAAATGAGCTCCAGAAAGCCCTGCTAACCCTTAATGAAGCTCAGAAAGACTGCAAACAACTCCAAGACTCAACAA AGCAACAATTTGAACTTCTCCAAAGCTTGACAACTGAAAAGGAATCTCTTCttcaaaacctgaaaagtgcTGAACAATCCTGTGAAGAATTTAAG aaaaaagaggaaaacactgCTGCAGccctggaaaaaataaaaaatgaatataaagaGGTCATCCAAGACAAAGACCTGAACATACAGGACCTCAACAGAGTAAAAAATGAACAAGCAGAAAAACTGGAGAAGATTGAAACAACAATCAAGGATTTAAAGAATTCCCAGGCTCTGGAGATACAAAG GGCCAAAGATCTGGAGGATAAACTAATGAAAAAGAGCAGTGAACTTGAAAGGAATGGAAAACTTTTAG GAGAGACCATGGAAGAAGTAACAAAGAAAGAATATCTGATAAAAGCCCTTGAAAAGGAACTT gaGACAGAATTAAAATCCACTGAGAGGTTGAAATTCAAGGTTGATACTTTGGAACCCAGAGTGGATGAACTTATTTCTGAGCTATCAAGGAAAGCCGAGGAAATTCAGATGTTAAGG GATGAAAAAGAGGTGGCATTAGATGAAAATAGTCATCTTAAAGAA ATGGAGCAGCTAAAGGAAGACATCTTGCAACATGA agTGAACTATGAGGAGCTGCTGTCTAGTTTTGATAAGCTGCAGTCTGAAAACATGGCCATTCAACAAGAGTTTGAAGATGGACTTTCCAAAGTAAAAGAGTCTGAGGAAAACATGAAG GTAAGCGAGGAGAAcataataaaactcaaaagaaaagctcaaaaactggaagaagaaaacaagtgtTTAAG aGATGAAATAAACACGATTAAAAAGAGAGTCAGTGGGACATGCCAAGACACTGACACTATGCAAAAGAATGCAGAGAAAATT TGGGAGCATCTGCAAGAAGAGATAGCAGTAAAGGAGAAACAGATAGAAGCTGTGGAAGCAAAT CTTCAGAATCTcaggaagacatttgaaaagaaatttaaagtGCAAGAAGAGTTCAAGAACGAA AATAaaattctcaagaaacaaatTGCAAAAGAAACTGCTAAATGTACTCAACTAGAAAAGACG atcGACAAGCTTCAAACAGAATACAAGGACTACAAGACAATGAAAGAGGAAGATTATCATCAAATGCTTAAGGATCTTGAATCAAAATCAGTCTTAACAGCAGACCTTGAAAATGAG GTACAAAAGCTCAAATTAACAACAGCAGAAGCCGTTAAGAACAAAGAAGATGCAGAGCTCAAGCGCCAGCATAAGATTGCAGATATGGTAGCactgatggaaaaacacaag AGCCAGTATGACCGGATGGTTGAAGAGAAGGACATGGAgcttcataaaaacaagaagaaagagaTAGAGGCAGTTGCTCGTGCAAAATCACTg GAGTCGGActtgtcaaaacagaaaatggaaaatgaccAACTAAAGAAACAGTTGAAGACAAAAGACACAGAAAAG GCACTTCTACAAAAAGAAGTAATTGATTTGAAGAAAGAAACGTCTACTACAAAGGTCATGCAGTTGTCACAAGCAAACAACAAGCAG TCAATTACACTTGACTCTGAAAAAGTGATAGATCTTCAAACTCCAGCGGAAGGCTCAATAAAGAGATACATTTTTGACTTCAGCAAGACCAAGAAAACCCCCTCCAACAAGAGTCCTTCAGTCCTTAGGAAAGCT GTGTCAGCCTCCAAAACACCCAGGACACCAAGTGGAACAACAGCAAAGACAAAG tctgttttcaaagaaaatactGAGACTCCAGGAAGTAATAAAAATAGGATTGGTGGAATATCAAAGATGAAA TCGTACAGAATAAGAACACCCCCTTCTAGTGAAAATGCAGGACAGTGGAGAAAGAACACTTTTGAACTTGACTCCAAGTCTGACAGCTCTGATCAAATTGATTTGTTT GCCTGTCCACATGAACCGGCACCAAGTGATTCTGTTCTGCAGCACAAAcgtaacattttcaaaaag ATTCAGAGCCCCGTTGCTCTTAAATCACCTGGAAGTAACTTGAAGCTGGCTGCAATAAAAAGAATGAGAGACGCTGGTTGGACTGCAGTGACCAACTGcgacaagaaaaagaagactagtgataaaatatttgcatag
- the sycp1 gene encoding synaptonemal complex protein 1 isoform X1, whose translation MDRDRGFRFKFLVPPRISHSHINAVRPQGTVGNHLLNSEQQVASSLKQNNSSSGELYSKLFDEVEKIQSWKVKVENDTAEKERRLQDNKRTIETQRKAIQELQFSNESLSLKLEEQISENEDLRSKNNTTRNLCNILKETFQRSSEKMHLFESEREETHHLFMENSGSIKKLLSAFESLRIRVEADQQEMHKVKEDLLQFEDLKEKYHQEYIMKDKENEMVQKKLEDKENELQKALLTLNEAQKDCKQLQDSTKQQFELLQSLTTEKESLLQNLKSAEQSCEEFKKKEENTAAALEKIKNEYKEVIQDKDLNIQDLNRVKNEQAEKLEKIETTIKDLKNSQALEIQRAKDLEDKLMKKSSELERNGKLLGETMEEVTKKEYLIKALEKELETELKSTERLKFKVDTLEPRVDELISELSRKAEEIQMLRDEKEVALDENSHLKEIKVKELEGQLSLEIEKNKECTFQMEQLKEDILQHEVNYEELLSSFDKLQSENMAIQQEFEDGLSKVKESEENMKVSEENIIKLKRKAQKLEEENKCLRDEINTIKKRVSGTCQDTDTMQKNAEKIWEHLQEEIAVKEKQIEAVEANLQNLRKTFEKKFKVQEEFKNENKILKKQIAKETAKCTQLEKTIDKLQTEYKDYKTMKEEDYHQMLKDLESKSVLTADLENEVQKLKLTTAEAVKNKEDAELKRQHKIADMVALMEKHKSQYDRMVEEKDMELHKNKKKEIEAVARAKSLESDLSKQKMENDQLKKQLKTKDTEKALLQKEVIDLKKETSTTKVMQLSQANNKQSITLDSEKVIDLQTPAEGSIKRYIFDFSKTKKTPSNKSPSVLRKAVSASKTPRTPSGTTAKTKSVFKENTETPGSNKNRIGGISKMKSYRIRTPPSSENAGQWRKNTFELDSKSDSSDQIDLFACPHEPAPSDSVLQHKRNIFKKIQSPVALKSPGSNLKLAAIKRMRDAGWTAVTNCDKKKKTSDKIFA comes from the exons ATGGACAGAGATCGAGGTTTTAGGTTCAAATTTTTGGTGCCTCCCAGAATAAGCCACAGCCATATAAATGCTGTCCGACCTCAAGGAACAGTAGGGAACCATCTTCTAAATTCAGAGCAGCAGGTAGCATCTTCATTAAAACAG AATAATTCCAGCTCTGGTGAGCTTTATTCCAAGCTCTTTGATGAAGTAGAGAAAATACAGTCCTGGAAGGTCAAAGTTGAAAATGACACTgcggagaaagagagaagactGCAGGATAACAAAAGAACGATTGAAACCCAACGAAAAGCCATTCAGGAACTTCAG TTTAGCAATGAAAGTTTAAGCCTAAAGCTAGAGGAACAAATCTCTGAAAATGAGGACCTAAGAAGCAA GAACAATACAACAAGGAACTTGTGCAATATACTTAAGGAAACTTTTCAGAGATCTTCTGAGAAAATGCATTTAT TTGAATCTGAAAGGGAAGAAACACATCACCTCTTCATGGAAAATAGTGGGAGCATTAAG AAACTACTTTCAGCATTTGAATCCCTCCGTATTCGAGTAGAAGCCGACCAACAAGAGATGCATAAAG TGAAAGAAGACTTGTTGCAGTTTGAAGATCTGAAAGAGAAATATCATCAGGAATATATAATGAAAGATAAAGag aatgaaaTGGTTCAGAAAAAACTTGAGGACAAGGAAAATGAGCTCCAGAAAGCCCTGCTAACCCTTAATGAAGCTCAGAAAGACTGCAAACAACTCCAAGACTCAACAA AGCAACAATTTGAACTTCTCCAAAGCTTGACAACTGAAAAGGAATCTCTTCttcaaaacctgaaaagtgcTGAACAATCCTGTGAAGAATTTAAG aaaaaagaggaaaacactgCTGCAGccctggaaaaaataaaaaatgaatataaagaGGTCATCCAAGACAAAGACCTGAACATACAGGACCTCAACAGAGTAAAAAATGAACAAGCAGAAAAACTGGAGAAGATTGAAACAACAATCAAGGATTTAAAGAATTCCCAGGCTCTGGAGATACAAAG GGCCAAAGATCTGGAGGATAAACTAATGAAAAAGAGCAGTGAACTTGAAAGGAATGGAAAACTTTTAG GAGAGACCATGGAAGAAGTAACAAAGAAAGAATATCTGATAAAAGCCCTTGAAAAGGAACTT gaGACAGAATTAAAATCCACTGAGAGGTTGAAATTCAAGGTTGATACTTTGGAACCCAGAGTGGATGAACTTATTTCTGAGCTATCAAGGAAAGCCGAGGAAATTCAGATGTTAAGG GATGAAAAAGAGGTGGCATTAGATGAAAATAGTCATCTTAAAGAA ATCAAAGTGAAGGAACTTGAAGGGCAGTTGTCTCTTGAGATcgagaaaaataaagaatgcaCCTTTCAGATGGAGCAGCTAAAGGAAGACATCTTGCAACATGA agTGAACTATGAGGAGCTGCTGTCTAGTTTTGATAAGCTGCAGTCTGAAAACATGGCCATTCAACAAGAGTTTGAAGATGGACTTTCCAAAGTAAAAGAGTCTGAGGAAAACATGAAG GTAAGCGAGGAGAAcataataaaactcaaaagaaaagctcaaaaactggaagaagaaaacaagtgtTTAAG aGATGAAATAAACACGATTAAAAAGAGAGTCAGTGGGACATGCCAAGACACTGACACTATGCAAAAGAATGCAGAGAAAATT TGGGAGCATCTGCAAGAAGAGATAGCAGTAAAGGAGAAACAGATAGAAGCTGTGGAAGCAAAT CTTCAGAATCTcaggaagacatttgaaaagaaatttaaagtGCAAGAAGAGTTCAAGAACGAA AATAaaattctcaagaaacaaatTGCAAAAGAAACTGCTAAATGTACTCAACTAGAAAAGACG atcGACAAGCTTCAAACAGAATACAAGGACTACAAGACAATGAAAGAGGAAGATTATCATCAAATGCTTAAGGATCTTGAATCAAAATCAGTCTTAACAGCAGACCTTGAAAATGAG GTACAAAAGCTCAAATTAACAACAGCAGAAGCCGTTAAGAACAAAGAAGATGCAGAGCTCAAGCGCCAGCATAAGATTGCAGATATGGTAGCactgatggaaaaacacaag AGCCAGTATGACCGGATGGTTGAAGAGAAGGACATGGAgcttcataaaaacaagaagaaagagaTAGAGGCAGTTGCTCGTGCAAAATCACTg GAGTCGGActtgtcaaaacagaaaatggaaaatgaccAACTAAAGAAACAGTTGAAGACAAAAGACACAGAAAAG GCACTTCTACAAAAAGAAGTAATTGATTTGAAGAAAGAAACGTCTACTACAAAGGTCATGCAGTTGTCACAAGCAAACAACAAGCAG TCAATTACACTTGACTCTGAAAAAGTGATAGATCTTCAAACTCCAGCGGAAGGCTCAATAAAGAGATACATTTTTGACTTCAGCAAGACCAAGAAAACCCCCTCCAACAAGAGTCCTTCAGTCCTTAGGAAAGCT GTGTCAGCCTCCAAAACACCCAGGACACCAAGTGGAACAACAGCAAAGACAAAG tctgttttcaaagaaaatactGAGACTCCAGGAAGTAATAAAAATAGGATTGGTGGAATATCAAAGATGAAA TCGTACAGAATAAGAACACCCCCTTCTAGTGAAAATGCAGGACAGTGGAGAAAGAACACTTTTGAACTTGACTCCAAGTCTGACAGCTCTGATCAAATTGATTTGTTT GCCTGTCCACATGAACCGGCACCAAGTGATTCTGTTCTGCAGCACAAAcgtaacattttcaaaaag ATTCAGAGCCCCGTTGCTCTTAAATCACCTGGAAGTAACTTGAAGCTGGCTGCAATAAAAAGAATGAGAGACGCTGGTTGGACTGCAGTGACCAACTGcgacaagaaaaagaagactagtgataaaatatttgcatag
- the slc5a8l gene encoding sodium-coupled monocarboxylate transporter 1, translating to MVGTGGPVPTFSPWDYVVFAATILGAASIGLFQAIRGRKENSSTEFLLGGRQMTAVPVAMSLTASFMSGITVIGTPSEAYRFGLAFWLFGFSYAIMSAITAELFVPMFYRLGITSAYEYLERRFNRITRMTGTSMYIVQTALYTGLVIYAPALALNQITGLDLWGVLVATGAVCIIYCTLGGLKAVIWTDVLQMVIMLAGFVAVIARGAVVQGGLSTIWEDAAKGGRLVAFDFDPDPLKRHTFWSIVVGGSIMWVSIYSINQSQVQRYISCKTLGQAKLSLYINMVGLWMTVSLAMFSGLTMYSIYKNCDPLSNGDIGTSDQLLPYLVMDILSVYPGIPGLFVAAAYSGTLSTVSSSINALVAVTVEDFIFPFYKDFTQKQVTWMNMGLSVFFGGVCIGMAGVASAMGSVLQAALSIFGIIGGPLLGLFLLGMFFRTANSTGGLGGLVTGLAFTLWVGIGALLYPQTANKTLPLPLTTVGCNKTVDLNSTTAAPWTSPANPTPDFRPPLADSWYSLSYLYFSLFGMLTTMVSGLLLSIVTGGCKQKKMNSDLFVRRSDLMCFSGCNNSKVSDEIEKVATDVHMGVDSKTFMEMDVKKEYATKL from the exons ATGGTTGGAACAGGTGGCCCAGTACCCACTTTCTCTCCTTGGGATTATGTGGTTTTTGCTGCAACGATTCTGGGAGCAGCCAGCATCGGCCTTTTCCAAGCCATCCGGGGCCGGAAGGAGAACAGCAGTACAGAGTTTTTGTTAGGTGGACGACAAATGACAGCTGTGCCAGTCGCCATGTCCCTGACAGCCAGCTTCATGTCTGGCATCACAGTCATTGGCACACCTTCAGAGGCATACCGGTTTGGTCTTGCCTTCTGGCTCTTTGGTTTTTCTTATGCTATCATGTCTGCCATCACTGCTGAATTATTTGTACCGATGTTCTACCGACTGGGGATCACCAGTGCCTATGAG TACCTGGAACGGCGCTTTAATCGGATAACCCGGATGACCGGAACATCCATGTACATTGTGCAAACG GCTCTCTACACGGGCTTAGTTATTTATGCTCCAGCTCTTGCACTAAACCAAA TTACCGGGCTGGATCTCTGGGGAGTGTTGGTGGCAACGGGGGCAGTGTGCATCATCTATTGTACTTTG GGTGGCCTGAAAGCAGTTATCTGGACAGACGTACTGCAGATGGTGATCATGCTGGCAGGATTTGTAGCTGTAATAGCAAGAGGAGCCGTAGTACAAGGAGGTCTATCAACAATTTGGGAAGATGCTGCAAAAGGAGGCCGACTGGTAGCTTTTGA CTTTGACCCAGATCCTCTAAAGAGGCACACTTTCTGGAGTATTGTGGTTGGTGGTAGCATAATGTGGGTGTCCATCTACTCAATTAACCAGTCCCAGGTGCAACGCTATATCTCCTGCAAAACTTTGGGACAAGCCAAGTT GTCTCTGTATATCAACATGGTTGGTTTATGGATGACAGTGAGTCTTGCTATGTTCTCTGGTCTTACGATGTACTCCATTTACAAGAACTGTGACCCACTTTCAAATGGGGATATAGGTACTTCTGACCAG CTGCTGCCATACCTTGTGATGGATATTCTTTCAGTCTATCCTGGAATTCCAGGTCTGTTCGTGGCTGCTGCTTACAGCGGTACCCTCAG CACGGTGTCCTCCAGTATTAATGCTCTTGTTGCTGTCACTGtggaagatttcatttttccattCTACAAAgatttcacacagaaacaagtGACCTGGATGAACATGGGCCTGA GTGTATTTTTTGGAGGCGTGTGTATTGGAATGGCTGGAGTTGCTTCAGCAATGGGAAGTGTTCTGCAG gcAGCTCTATCCATATTTGGCATAATCGGTGGACCTCTTCTTGGCCTCTTTCTATTAGGCATGTTTTTCCGCACAGCAAACTCAACA GGAGGACTGGGAGGATTGGTCACTGGTCTGGCGTTCACTTTGTGGGTGGGAATTGGAGCTCTGCTTTACCCTCAAACAGCTAACAAGACACTTCCCCTTCCCCTCACCACTGTTGGCTGCAATAAAACAGTGGACCTCAACAGCACAACAGCAGCTCCATGGACCAGCCCAGCAAATCCGACTCCAga tttcagGCCTCCTTTAGCAGACTCCTGGTACTCTCTGTCCTATCTCTACTTTTCCCTTTTTGGCATGCTGACCACAATGGTGTCTGGCCTGCTCTTGAGCATAGTCACTG GCGGATGCAAGCAAAAGAAGATGAACTCTGATCTCTTTGTGAGGAGGAGTGATTTGATGTGCTTCAGTGGTTGCAACAATTCAAAG GTATCTGATGAAATCGAAAAAGTTGCAACAGACGTTCACATGGGAGTtgacagcaaaacatttatgGAGATGGATGTAAAGAAAGAATATGCCACAAAACTATAA
- the tshba gene encoding thyroid stimulating hormone subunit beta a isoform X1, which yields METSAFSCWVLFLLIYPVVPMCLPTEFTLFVEKPECDYCVAINTTICMGVCFTRDSNMRDIFRSRFVVQRSCTYDKVEYRTVILPGCAIDSNPAYTYPVAISCHCGACRTERDECTRRVYSYDANCAKPVRRVYPYPGQSNYMIPF from the exons ATGGAGACATCAGCGTTCAGCTGCTGGGttctttttctgctgatttaTCCAGTTGTTCCCATGTGTCTTCCCACAGAGTTCACATTGTTCGTGGAAAAGCCAGAATGTGACTATTGTGTGGCGATCAACACTACTATCTGCATGGGAGTTTGCTTCACAAGG GACAGCAATATGAGGGATATTTTCCGCTCACGCTTTGTTGTTCAGAGAAGCTGCACCTATGATAAGGTGGAATATCGCACAGTCATTCTGCCTGGCTGTGCTATCGACTCCAACCCTGCATATACCTACCCAGTAGCTATCAGCTGCCACTGTGGTGCCTGCAGAACTGAAAGGGATGAATGCACACGCAGAGTCTACAGCTACGATGCTAACTGTGCTAAACCAGTCAGGCGCGTTTATCCTTATCCTGGTCAAAGCAACTACATGATCCCATTTTAA
- the tshba gene encoding thyroid stimulating hormone subunit beta a isoform X2 has protein sequence MGVCFTRDSNMRDIFRSRFVVQRSCTYDKVEYRTVILPGCAIDSNPAYTYPVAISCHCGACRTERDECTRRVYSYDANCAKPVRRVYPYPGQSNYMIPF, from the exons ATGGGAGTTTGCTTCACAAGG GACAGCAATATGAGGGATATTTTCCGCTCACGCTTTGTTGTTCAGAGAAGCTGCACCTATGATAAGGTGGAATATCGCACAGTCATTCTGCCTGGCTGTGCTATCGACTCCAACCCTGCATATACCTACCCAGTAGCTATCAGCTGCCACTGTGGTGCCTGCAGAACTGAAAGGGATGAATGCACACGCAGAGTCTACAGCTACGATGCTAACTGTGCTAAACCAGTCAGGCGCGTTTATCCTTATCCTGGTCAAAGCAACTACATGATCCCATTTTAA
- the slc25a55a gene encoding solute carrier family 25 member 55a isoform X1, whose product MSQQQISLPAKLINGGIAGIVGVTCVFPVDLAKTRLQNQRSGQQVYKSMMDCLVKTIRSEGYFGMYRGAAVNLTLVTPEKAIKLAANDLFRHHLSKDGKGLTVFKEMLAGCGAGMCQVIVTTPMEMLKIQLQDAGRIAAQQQKPVMMSPTKLAVTNTVLSRSYNSGPVMPATRAVSATQIAKELLQKQGIQGLYKGLGATLMRDVPFSIVYFPLFANLNRLGKPSPAESSPFYWAFLSGCVAGSTAAVAVNPCDVVKTRLQSLNKVASEESYSGVMDCVSKIMRKEGLSAFLKGAGCRALVIAPLFGIAQVMYFVGVGEYILDNYSPSFLSV is encoded by the exons ATGTCTCAGCAGCAGATTAG CCTCCCTGCCAAACTCATTAATGGCGGTATTGCCGGTATTGTTGGGGTTACGTGTGTCTTCCCCGTTGACTTGGCTAAGACCAGGTTACAGAACCAGAGAAGTGGGCAGCAAGTCTACAAGAGCAT GATGGACTGCCTTGTCAAAACTATTCGATCGGAGGGATACTTTGGAATGTACAGAG GGGCAGCAGTAAACTTGACTTTGGTTACCCCTGAGAAGGCCATCAAGCTGGCAGCTAATGACCTCTTCCGCCATCACCTTTCCAAGGACGG AAAAGGCTTAACAGTATTCAAAGAAATGCTAGCAGGGTGTGGTGCAGGCATGTGCCAAGTTATTGTTACTACCCCCATGGAAATGCTCAAAATCCAGCTGCAGGATGCAGGCAGAATTG cGGCCCAACAACAGAAACCAGTGATGATGTCTCCCACAAAGCTGGCGGTGACAAACACGGTGCTGAGTCGCTCGTACAACTCGGGTCCTGTGATGCCTGCAACAAGAGCCGTGTCGGCAACGCAGATTGCGAAGGAACTCCTGCAAAAACAGGGCATCCAGGGCCTGTACAAGGGCCTGGGGGCAACACTCATGAG gGATGTACCCTTTTCTATTGTTTACTTCCCATTGTTTGCCAACCTGAACCGACTGGGCAAACCCAGCCCTGCAGAGTCATCGCCCTTCTACTGGGCCTTCCTGTCGGGGTGTGTTGCAGGATCTACTGCTGCAGTTGCAGTCAACCCTTGTGATG TGGTGAAGACCAGACTGCAGTCCCTCAACAAAGTAGCAAGTGAGGAGAGCTACAGTGGAGTTATGGATTGTGTGAG TAAAATTATGAGGAAGGAGGGGCTGTCCGCCTTCCTGAAGGGGGCAGGCTGCCGTGCTCTGGTCATTGCACCTCTGTTTGGAATTGCACAGGTCATGTATTTTGTTGGTGTTGGTGAATATATCCTGGACAACTATTCTCCAAGTTTCCTGTCTGTCTGA
- the slc25a55a gene encoding solute carrier family 25 member 55a isoform X2, whose product MSYLCHWKLDCDINANCEFVCSLGAAVNLTLVTPEKAIKLAANDLFRHHLSKDGKGLTVFKEMLAGCGAGMCQVIVTTPMEMLKIQLQDAGRIAAQQQKPVMMSPTKLAVTNTVLSRSYNSGPVMPATRAVSATQIAKELLQKQGIQGLYKGLGATLMRDVPFSIVYFPLFANLNRLGKPSPAESSPFYWAFLSGCVAGSTAAVAVNPCDVVKTRLQSLNKVASEESYSGVMDCVSKIMRKEGLSAFLKGAGCRALVIAPLFGIAQVMYFVGVGEYILDNYSPSFLSV is encoded by the exons ATGTCGTATCTCTGTCATTGGAAACTAGATTGTGACATCAATGCTAATTGTGAATTTGTTTGTTCCTTAGGGGCAGCAGTAAACTTGACTTTGGTTACCCCTGAGAAGGCCATCAAGCTGGCAGCTAATGACCTCTTCCGCCATCACCTTTCCAAGGACGG AAAAGGCTTAACAGTATTCAAAGAAATGCTAGCAGGGTGTGGTGCAGGCATGTGCCAAGTTATTGTTACTACCCCCATGGAAATGCTCAAAATCCAGCTGCAGGATGCAGGCAGAATTG cGGCCCAACAACAGAAACCAGTGATGATGTCTCCCACAAAGCTGGCGGTGACAAACACGGTGCTGAGTCGCTCGTACAACTCGGGTCCTGTGATGCCTGCAACAAGAGCCGTGTCGGCAACGCAGATTGCGAAGGAACTCCTGCAAAAACAGGGCATCCAGGGCCTGTACAAGGGCCTGGGGGCAACACTCATGAG gGATGTACCCTTTTCTATTGTTTACTTCCCATTGTTTGCCAACCTGAACCGACTGGGCAAACCCAGCCCTGCAGAGTCATCGCCCTTCTACTGGGCCTTCCTGTCGGGGTGTGTTGCAGGATCTACTGCTGCAGTTGCAGTCAACCCTTGTGATG TGGTGAAGACCAGACTGCAGTCCCTCAACAAAGTAGCAAGTGAGGAGAGCTACAGTGGAGTTATGGATTGTGTGAG TAAAATTATGAGGAAGGAGGGGCTGTCCGCCTTCCTGAAGGGGGCAGGCTGCCGTGCTCTGGTCATTGCACCTCTGTTTGGAATTGCACAGGTCATGTATTTTGTTGGTGTTGGTGAATATATCCTGGACAACTATTCTCCAAGTTTCCTGTCTGTCTGA